The region TTCTTGGGAGTTGACATtagtgtggggtggggggtgaagcAAGGTGGGCTTACAATAGCCTTGTTGTGGTCCCTCCCCTTCAGGtaaaggagagggggggcgaCTGCCTGCCGGTGGTATGTGACTCCTCCAAAGAAgacgacatcaaacagctgttTGAGCAGATCAAGCATGAACAGAATGGCCGCCTGGATATCCTGGTCAACAACGCCTATGCAGGCGTGCAGGTCGGTGTAGGCCAATGCCCGGACACTGTCTGTTTATGTATGCCATTCCGGGTGTATGTATAAACACACAGTTTCTAAATGTCACATGCGATGATGCGACCACTAAAACCGGCCGCAGATGTCTTGAGGGATCATGTGAGGGATCATACGCCTTATATGCTTTCAGGAATATAGTTTTGTCACGTCCACACATCGACACAAGACCGATGTTTTCAGGTCAATCCAATATGGGCAGAATCTAGATTTGGTGTGTAGAAGCAATGCGGAAATAGAGGAGAAAATTAggcatgtgtttttaaacatatcCTCATTCGTTTGTTTATCATGGGGCTTGAGCCTGAACTCTTCTTGTTGCTCTTCCAATTGCAGGCTATCTTTGACAGCATGGGGAAGAAGTTCTGGGAGACAGATCCAGACATTTGGGATTCTATCAATAACACAGGCCTGAGGTAGGTGTTTGTGAGTCATGGCCGCTGCCAAGTCATGATCCTGCTTAGTCATGGCAAGCTGCCGTTAGTCATTCATTTTGTAACTTCAGGCAATGTACCCATGGATGAAGTGCCTCCATGAGATGTAAACAAACCGAGGGGCAGGATAGTGGGGCTGGAGTGTTCAAATCTCAGCCGAAAGGCACTGAGCTCGATCCCcatgtctgcagtctacctgttgGCATCCTTAAGCAAGAGATCCTAacccctaccagctccttaGTGAACTATATCTGAATTAGTGTtagtcgttttggataaaagcatctgcgcCATCTTGTTAGGGCTATATTTAGCCCAAGGGTTTTAACGGTTGGTTATTCTGCAGACAAAACACGATATTAGTGAATGAAGCCGTAATGGATAACAAATATATAATTCTCTGCTTATTTATTGGGCAACAACATTCAGAGGATTAAATAGGAGCTCCTGTTTGATTGGTACTGCTACCAATGTGTCTAGATTTTAACTTAACAATAAAACAGAATGAATTCCTTCCATGCTAATCATGACAGCTCATTTAATTGGAATCGGATGAGTCTTGTGATGGATTCTGTGACGCCACAGTATCCAGCGTATGTGTCTATTGGAGTGAATAACATTCCAACCATATTCATGACACTCTTGAGGACACCTGGTGTACCAGGAAGTACAGACGCTTTCCTGAAATCATTGTTCTCCATAATCCCCAACGTGAAATTCAAGAATAAAGAAATGCTAATTCACCATTGTTCTTTAGAATGATCTGCAGTGTTTCGAGTGTagtgaataacttttaaaatGGGTTGGACAGTCAACAGTCATCCAGAAGATCGGTCATTTGACTAATACTACTCAATCATAAgctgactcactgactcaccCACAAGCTCccacactcacttactcacttgCCTACTCATTCAGCCCTCAGACGTTCCCAGTGGGTCTCACTAACATCCGAAGCAACCTGACCtatccccaccctctccccaaaTTCGAAATATTACAAATGTGAACTGTCGACAGAggaggtgtgggtgggtggtgtttggtctctTCAAAGTGTTTGATCCAAAAAAACGTATAAATAAAGTATCCATGGGATTTTTTGGCAAGAACCGTGGTTGTGTTGAAAGATAAAAGATGAAGATGATCATCGTCATTCACAGCCATAGAGCTGCAGTGGAAATGTCCCCAATCGTAACTAAATAAATCAACAGTGTATTCACAAATGATTAAACGACCGTGTGTTCAAGGGCCGTTTCCTGAGTCTCTGTGTTCTGGCCCAGGGGCCATTACTTCTGCTCAGTCTACGCCTCCAGGATGATGGTGGAGCAGGGGCGGGGGCTGATCGTCATGATCTCCTCCATCGGGGGATTGAAGTACCTCTTCAACGTGTCCTACGGCGTCGGCAAAGCTGCGGTGAGTCGGCGCGCTCTCTGCAGCCTGTTTTTGTACCGCAGTCCAGGCGTGTTAATCCTGTCTAATCagttgaattatttaattacCTAATTCAATTCCCCAGTGGAAGCAAAACAGTCAAGAGTACACATGGGTGAAACCAAAACCAGCTCAACACAAAGCAAACACAAGTTGACCCTCTCTTAGGCCACTACGGAGCAATATCATCTTAAAGTTACAAAGTATATTTCAAAGTATATTCTTGAAAAAGTGGTCCATATACAGACATATTACAACttgaaatacatttaatatttcCCAAATAAAAATGCCTAAAGGATCGGATGGATATGTGAAGGTAACTACAGCCATGTTTTAACTACAATTATTAAATATCATTCCATGTCTGTAATTCAGTGTGATCGGCTGGCCGCAGACATGGCCGTGGAGCTGAAGAGAAGCGGGGTGGCCTCAGTCAGCCTGTGGCCGGGCGCCGTGCCAACAGAGCTGGTGTCCCAAATGCTAAACACAGAAAAGGGAGAGGCCGTCGACCCTCAGGTATTCCGTCTGCCCTTACAGGCATTTTCCACTACTTAGATTTTGTGCATCGATATATTTTTTCCGTCTATTCTTTGTTGTATTTCCTTATTAATATTTTTGATAGGGTATCGTAAATGTGACTAGTCCAGTGGCCTGTCAGAGAACCAGATTGCTTTCTTACTTGGCCCCTCGTATTGCTGCTTGCAGCTTTCTTGAGAACCGCTCAGCGAATCAAATTCAACCTCGACACTGCAGTTCCTCGGGTCCTCAGCAGTACACCCGCCAGTGCAGTGCCCGTTCCGTGCCTGTTTGTAACGGCACACGCAACACTGCACTTCCTGGGTCCTCAGCAGTACACTCGCCAAGTGTGACTTTGATCGGTGAACCGCAGATCTAGCCCACATACAGACGCTCCTCTAATTAGAGTCAGATGTTATGTTACTTATCACTGCTCTGTACTTCTGACCTGACACCCACATCTCCTGTTTGGGATTTAATCAAGTAAATACTATTATTTTTGTGTAGTCTCCCTCTTTAGTCACTTATCAAATGACTTTTATTCAAACCGACTTAGTGATATTTTTTGTATCGATGTATTGGTTTTAATATAATAAGAGAAGACGGAAATTTGTGCTTTATATTAGTACAATACTTCCACGAAAGCTTCAGTGCCACAACATAAGGCTTTTCATCCCTCGCTCTGTTTTGACGTTCtggttgtgttttctgttttccGTTTAGCTCAAAGAGCTGTGGATGGGTGGAGAGAGCACGGAAGTGAGCGGGAAGTGCATTGTGGAGCTGGCAAAAGGTACAATTGTTGTATTACTTCACAGCGCTCATTGGATATTCttcaattatttacatttaatcAATGAGAAGCCGCTTTTATCAGAAGCGACTGACAAGTGAGGCTTTGAACAATTCCAAAAGATCTTTGTTAACATTAttcaatgataatgataaaataacaaGGAAATATGACaatgcaaaaatgtatttgatcGTCTTGCTTTTATATATGTGTGGGTATTTTGTACTTCTGCCCGGTAGATAAAAATCGAATGTCTATGACGGGGAAGGTCTTGATGACCTGCGACCTGGCACGCCGCTACGGGATACTTGATGTTGACGGTAAAActatttattcatatatttacattatatttacattacatcagcagatgctttcatccaaagagaGTTCCAAGCTGAGAGCATACCATGACAATCAGAGTACCCACAAAAGAGAAATATTGCTGCACAAACACTTGACCGGGCACAAATCATATATAAATGGTTTACATATTGCCAAAAAATGTCCTATTTTTGTATTAGTGATAGAAGAGatgtttgcatttattttttgtgttttttgcctgTAATTGAAATTCTTTTTTTCTCATTGATTTGTGATCCTCTTGACTCGCCAGGGCGCAGCGTGACCGACTACACCACCCTGAAGTTCTTGGTGTCCCAGGTCCCTTACCTTTCCTGGCTGGCCCCCATTGTGCCTTCCTTCCTCCGGGTGCCCCGCTTCATGCTCACCCTCTCTGGGGGGCGCTTCTAACCAGCCCGCCGCATCCCCCCAGCCTCTGTAGCCATATAACCGTTTCCTATTCCCTCTGTAGGCTAGGCTCCCGGTACTACTTTATACTGATTCTTTAAACATGCTTGACCCTAAGGCAGAAGGATTGTTATCTGTGAAGAGACTCCAGTGATTGGATGAAGGAACATTTTTATTAACTATTAACctaattgtttacattttttatgtatATCTAATAACAAATTCTGCACATGAGATGAAGTCACTAGATAATGAATGTACTTTAATCATATCTATTTTGTAATCCTATGTTGTTATTTTAACTATTATTAAATATTGTTATAAAAGACAACTTAAAATCGTGGTcgattttatttgtttgtgtattttattttattttttgtatttgtgtatatatttatatccccAACATAATTTATTAATTGCATGAATAGTACATACACATATCCATGACTCGATGAGGTTTGCAAATGCATGAAGCAAATCTCTCCTAGCTGATTATTACCCAAAGATATTATTGGGTTTCAGACGGGGTGACGCAACACTATTATTTAGAGAAAATTTGATTTGTGATTAATAGGTAAGCTTAACATTTTCTTGTCGGTTTCATGTCTATCGGTTTATCGGAGCATCGATTTTTATATCATAGATTTTAATTGTGTCGTTTACTCTTTATTATACGGGCGCCTGTTTCCTCCAATCCGTGCTTGGGATTTCACAGGATGGCACACCCACAACATCGTCACTTTGGGAGACTCCGGCCCTCATAGTTTCCTGGTCCTCAGCTCCGCCTAGCCTCGCTGTGGCCGGACAGAGGAAAGACTTCTCAGTTTCAGAACAAAAGCAACAACGGACCGAAGAGGCTAAAGTAACGGGCATCCAAGTTCAGTCCTCTAGTTTGTAAATTAAAGATTTCAGCACACAGCTGTTCGACGATAACGATTCACACCGTTCTTAACTCACGCGTAAAGCGAGAAAGTTAGTTATTTGGCATCTTTGTATCCCAATCCTAATCCGGTCGAGTGCTTGATAACTAAGCGAGGGTACCAAACAGACGGTATTGTTTCCCAGTGTTGATCAAGACTTGATTTTAGGAGAAGACTGTTATTCGGATAAGAGTGGTAGCCGTGTACGCAATCGTACACGCATATTGAAGACAAAAGCGGCATTGGCATTAATGGTaagtttatttttgtgtttcacTGAAGCGTGTCCAACGACCAAATGCGCCTGTGCAGTCTGGGCATTTTACTTAGTACGCCACAAAGGATCGAGCCCAGTGTGTTTTTAAAGGGATCGGGGAACAAGTTTGGAGAAATGTATTTCACCGACTCTGTAGAACGATGTGGATTACAAAATGTTGTATTTAACGACAGATTTGCGACTGAAAATTTTGCCCGTTCTCCATCTAGGTctactgtaaaaaataaacggAACACAAACTTGTTTGTGATAGTGGCCAATTGGCACGCTCTGCCACCATCAGATGTGGCGTAATCTGTAAACTGAGTTCGGAACATTTGGTTTAGTAAACAAAGAACAGTAGTTCATTGTAAAGCTTTAAGTTGTTAATATTGTGACACCTGTTTCATTACAAATCGACCCAGTACAGCTGAGGTATGAGCTACAATTTGTTTAATCCATATTATAGTTCTGAACCTGTTATATAACATACACTATTCAACATACAAAGTTCACTAAAATGGTTTGCATTGATCCATACAAAATAATCTGTTTTCGAGTCTGGATCATTTTACATTTGCTTTATGTGTACTCTTAAACATCCTCCTCGCCTACTAAATCAGACTGACAAAAGCTCAAGCTCACTGCTGGCTTTTAGATTTACATGGGTGTTTGCACTGTGTGGATTTGTGTCCATGAAGACTCTTGAATCTCTTTTAAGGACTAAGAACTTGAAGTAGAACAAAGCCAGTGCAGGGAACTGGTGAGAAAGTGGACTGTGATGGATTTCGTATACCCCTctttcccctccttcctcctccttttcctcacccccctctcccccccaagcCAAGCTCCCACCCTACCCCACCCGTCACCACCCATTGACACCACTCCCACGAAACAAAAGTCAGTCCCCAACTCTTGGTctcaggggggaggggtggtcaATCTGGACGGTGTAGTATACGACCGGTTTCATTGCGAGGCGCGGGGAGGACAGGGTGCCAAGCCCTGGTGGgtcggtggggggggaggggtgtgaaACAGCTGTCGGATAATTGACTTTTAGAATAGAAAGTTTTGAATGCCACGATGGCGATTGCACGCAAGCTTCACCTTTTCTGTTCTGTTACCCAGATGATGTCACGGATGTTACTTTAATGGTGACAAACTGGTTGAGACAAGTTGTGGTGAGAAAGTAATTTTGTTTTGTCTCTCTTTTATTTAGGTAGAAAAGCCCTTCTACCATGTCCCTGATGGCAGCTCCCAGTGAACTCGGCGGTAGAAAATCCGCTGCCGTACACATGAAAGAGCCTTAcaaggtgatggtgatgaccAAGACCCAAGAGCAGGAGAAGCACAAAGTCTGCCGCTCTACCAAGGATGTACACAAATCTGCTGACTCAGCGGATGACGACAAAGGCGTTGCTAGCTTCAGCACGAACAACAACTCTGTCGTCTGCTTGCCCCTCGTCTCTGAAGGACTGAAGCTGGTTTGGACCCAGGCCGATCAGACCAGAGAACTAGACGCCATACCAGAGCTAGTCCAGGCATTTAATTTGTTTCCGTACCCGACATCCCGTGAAGTGAGTGCCCTCGCCAGGGCATGCGCCTTACCACTGGACAAAGTGAAGGTGTGGTTCATGGTTCAGAGGATCAAGTACGGCATCAGCTGGGCCTCGGAGGAAATCGAGGAGACCCGCAGGAAGCTTTCGGTGCCTGAGCTCGCTGGCGACTCTGTTAAAGTAAAAAACACAGAATCGCCTGCGAAGGGCAAGAGAAAGGGTTACGAGGCGATCGTTATGGTGGACGGTGACAGCGGTCATGAAATAGAAGGGGCCCGCTCCACTTCGATGCCAGCCAAAAAGAAATCGGTGTACGAATCCCAGGATTCTTACAAACCCGCCAGACCGGCGGTCCTGTGTTTCAAATCTTCCCTCCCGCCACCCCAGGACTCCTACTACTACCGCCCCCCTGTGGACACGCCAGCTACTGTGGTGGCTGACGTCTCGCTGGACCTCTCCATTGAGTCTtccacccagcagcagcagcagcagcagcaacaacagcagcagcaggcacagCAGCAGCGACGTCACGGACGCTACAAGAAGTCGAAGGCACAGCTCGCCGTTCTCCGCACCAGTTTCCTGCTGGAGAACTGGCCCACGGAGATAGAGCTACGGCGACTGCAGGAGGAGACGGGGCTGAGCCGCAACGACATCCGAAAGTGGTTCAGCGATAGCCGGTACCAGCTAAGGGTGGGCCGGGGGGCCCTCAGCGCCGCACAGACCTACTCCCACCCCGCTGTGCCAGAAACGCAAGAGGGGCTTCAGCAGATTCAACCCCTTCCGCTGGTTTCTCCGAAGACACATCTGCAACAAAACGGACTGAATGCACAGGAGGTGACGCGTAGCAATGGGATTAAAGACTCTCACTTCTTCCGGACTTTTCTCACAAACAGCCTGGAGGCCTTTGGGGAACGAGTTGTGGAAGCCGAGGAACAGGCAGCTGAGAAGGAGGCTTCCAGTAATGGCAACCATTTTGTTGAGGTAGAACCGATTGAAGAGAAACCGTTACAATTGACCAAGACCCCAAAAACTGAGCAAGCCACACAGAAGTCTGAGGAAATCAAACAGAAGACTGAGCCAGCCACACAGAAGAAGGAAATCACAGAGAAGACTATGGAACTCAAAGAGAAGACTATGGAAATCACGGCGAAGATTGAGGAAATCCCACAGAAGGCTGAGGAAACCACAGTGAAGTCTGAGCTAACCACACTGAAGACTGAGAAAACCGCAGCAAAGACTGAGGAAACCACACAGAAGACTGAGAAAACCATACAGAAGATTGAGAAAACAACAGAGAAGATTGAGAAAATCCTGCTGAAGATAGAGCCACTACCCCCCAAGATAGAGCCAACAACACCCCCACCAATGGAGGAGAAAGAATTGAAACCTtctccctgcccctcccccgcTAGCACCCCACCACCAACTGCCTCACCTACCAAACGACTTTCAAACGGCGTCAGCAGATCAAAGAAGTCGTCGCGCTCCACCAAGGGGGGCTCACCGCCCGTGACCCCACAACTCTCCCGGGGATCGGGGtcctctgcttcctcctccccaGCCCTCACCCCCGCTGGGCGACCGCGGAAGACCAAGGAACAACTGGACGTCCTAAAGCAGCACTTCCTGCGCTGCCAGTGGCCAAAGAGTGAAGATTACACTGAGCTCGTCAAGCTCACCGGCTTACCGCGCGCAGACGTCATTCAGTGGTTTGGGGATACACGCTACGCGGTTAAGAACGGGCAGCTGCGCTGGGTGCAGGGCGTGCGGGAGCAGTTCCTGGCAGAGCTGGCCACGCAGCAAGGCAACGCTGGCGTAACCAACGGCAACAGTACCACACCACGTGGCAGTGGCGGTAGTCGCAAGCGAAAGTCGAGTCAGGCCAACGGAACTGCCGCCAACACAGACACCCTGAACATCCAACCGCTGGAAGCGTATCACCAGTCAACTGGGAAGCTGCAGGAAAAAGACCTTGACTCCTTGTGCAAGAGGTCTAGAATGAGCTACCAGCAGGTCCGCGAGTGGTTTGCGTCTCAGGTGAGCGACGTCACCGAACTGGAGTCCGACAACACGGATTGAGGAAAAAGACACTGGTGGAGTGTGTTCCCCCCATTGGTTAGCATCGCTTTAACTGGAATAGATCTGCATCCGTTACGTCTTCCAAGAGCCAGCTCAAAAGTCAAGCAattgttttgtattattattataatgcgGTTTTTCCCGTGTATTCTAATATATTTGGTCTTGAACTGTGCTTCTGCTTTTTAAAGAACTGcctcaagaaaaaaaaaggatgttGTACACTGGTTTGTATTTTAGGATAGTTGTCTCAGTTTAGATTGTCTGAGCAATACATCTATTTTTTAGTATTGTAGCAgtataatttatatttgtaGTACATTTGGTACTTCAGTGTATCTCAGAATTTTGCAGACACAGCGCTGCTCTGGGAAAGTTTATATAATTATGGTAATTGTTGACTTATCACTGTGTAATCGTGTGTTTATTGCCAATTATTCCTGTCACAAATGGCACACTGGACATTCACACTTAAAAAACTGTCATGTTGCACTAGCTGTTTCAGAGCCTGCTGTCCCGTTCGTTAAGCCATCTCTTTCGATGACAACCagtgtcattttagtttttttttattgaacctTGTACCATGCTTAATGTAGTACTTCAACGAAGTGTTGTAGTCTGGCTATTCTATTAGTTTTTATTTACAGACTGTTAGTACATGCATATACCTGAAATATATTAATTTTGTTCATGTATTCATTTTTAGAACCTGCGCATCTCAAGAAGTATTAAATCTGAGGTTTGCAATGTGTTTAGTGTAGGTCTGCTCCAGTTTGACTGCAGAAAAAAACCCGTCAGTAATTAGTTCAATTTGTGCATCTCCTTAACAATGTCCCTCCAATCAAAGGGAGGAGGTTCAACCCGAATTTGGCTTTGCACTCGCTGACTTGATCGGTATCAGTATTTTTCTCTCCGCTATGATACATATTTTGTAATCTCTGTAGTTGATGCAAGGGTAGTGGTTTGGGCCATAATGTCCATTTATCTACTGGAAATGTAGTAGTTGTAGGGAGGAACAGGACCAGGTGTATCGTATGTAAATGACAACTGGCAACGCGGGCATGTAAATATAAACGAAATACTGGAAGTCAGTGCAGATGGCCCATTTGTAGAAGTAGATGGGGATTGACTAGTGAAATAAAAGATACAAAACAAACAGCCGTGATTTCTATCCACCTTAGATAATGAGT is a window of Gadus macrocephalus chromosome 8, ASM3116895v1 DNA encoding:
- the dhrs1 gene encoding dehydrogenase/reductase SDR family member 1; protein product: MALSGWICLVTGASRGIGRGIALQLSEAGATVYITGRQEKTLRQTASEVKERGGDCLPVVCDSSKEDDIKQLFEQIKHEQNGRLDILVNNAYAGVQAIFDSMGKKFWETDPDIWDSINNTGLRGHYFCSVYASRMMVEQGRGLIVMISSIGGLKYLFNVSYGVGKAACDRLAADMAVELKRSGVASVSLWPGAVPTELVSQMLNTEKGEAVDPQLKELWMGGESTEVSGKCIVELAKDKNRMSMTGKVLMTCDLARRYGILDVDGRSVTDYTTLKFLVSQVPYLSWLAPIVPSFLRVPRFMLTLSGGRF
- the homeza gene encoding homeobox and leucine zipper encoding a, which translates into the protein MSLMAAPSELGGRKSAAVHMKEPYKVMVMTKTQEQEKHKVCRSTKDVHKSADSADDDKGVASFSTNNNSVVCLPLVSEGLKLVWTQADQTRELDAIPELVQAFNLFPYPTSREVSALARACALPLDKVKVWFMVQRIKYGISWASEEIEETRRKLSVPELAGDSVKVKNTESPAKGKRKGYEAIVMVDGDSGHEIEGARSTSMPAKKKSVYESQDSYKPARPAVLCFKSSLPPPQDSYYYRPPVDTPATVVADVSLDLSIESSTQQQQQQQQQQQQQAQQQRRHGRYKKSKAQLAVLRTSFLLENWPTEIELRRLQEETGLSRNDIRKWFSDSRYQLRVGRGALSAAQTYSHPAVPETQEGLQQIQPLPLVSPKTHLQQNGLNAQEVTRSNGIKDSHFFRTFLTNSLEAFGERVVEAEEQAAEKEASSNGNHFVEVEPIEEKPLQLTKTPKTEQATQKSEEIKQKTEPATQKKEITEKTMELKEKTMEITAKIEEIPQKAEETTVKSELTTLKTEKTAAKTEETTQKTEKTIQKIEKTTEKIEKILLKIEPLPPKIEPTTPPPMEEKELKPSPCPSPASTPPPTASPTKRLSNGVSRSKKSSRSTKGGSPPVTPQLSRGSGSSASSSPALTPAGRPRKTKEQLDVLKQHFLRCQWPKSEDYTELVKLTGLPRADVIQWFGDTRYAVKNGQLRWVQGVREQFLAELATQQGNAGVTNGNSTTPRGSGGSRKRKSSQANGTAANTDTLNIQPLEAYHQSTGKLQEKDLDSLCKRSRMSYQQVREWFASQVSDVTELESDNTD